The Thioalkalivibrio sulfidiphilus HL-EbGr7 genome includes a window with the following:
- a CDS encoding integrase core domain-containing protein — protein MVSDETLLVRVREVIREVEALGFTGEGYRKLWARLKLKGVVVCRERLRRLLREHGLQAPHRQGTARGPQVHDGTIIPEAPNRMWGTDAALALTDEGTATVFVVVDHFVGDVVGLHAARPGTRFEALEPIYQGIREHFGCLEQGIATGLVLRHDNGPQYISSHFQNELRFLGLESSPSFVRAPQGNGSAERFIRTLKEQLLWVRRFESVEELRRELLAFKERYNQHWLLQRHGHRTPAQVRAAYRPSRAMAA, from the coding sequence GTGGTGTCGGATGAGACGCTGTTGGTGCGGGTGCGCGAGGTGATCCGGGAGGTCGAGGCGCTGGGTTTTACCGGCGAGGGCTACCGCAAGCTCTGGGCAAGGCTGAAACTTAAGGGTGTCGTCGTTTGTCGTGAGCGGCTGCGTCGGCTGCTGCGCGAGCATGGGCTGCAGGCCCCACATCGACAGGGCACGGCTCGGGGTCCGCAGGTCCATGATGGCACCATCATCCCCGAGGCCCCCAACCGGATGTGGGGGACGGATGCGGCCCTGGCGCTGACCGATGAGGGTACGGCGACCGTGTTCGTGGTCGTCGATCATTTTGTCGGTGATGTGGTCGGTTTGCATGCTGCCCGACCGGGGACCCGCTTCGAAGCACTGGAGCCGATTTATCAGGGCATTCGGGAGCACTTTGGCTGTCTTGAGCAGGGGATCGCCACTGGGCTGGTCCTCCGCCACGACAACGGGCCGCAGTACATCAGCAGCCATTTCCAGAACGAGCTTAGGTTTCTTGGGCTGGAGTCCAGCCCCAGCTTTGTGCGAGCCCCGCAGGGGAACGGGAGCGCCGAGCGCTTTATCCGCACCCTCAAGGAGCAGTTGCTTTGGGTCCGGCGATTCGAGAGTGTCGAGGAGCTCAGGCGAGAGCTGCTGGCATTCAAGGAGCGGTACAACCAGCATTGGCTGCTCCAGCGTCATGGTCATCGGACACCGGCACAGGTGCGTGCAGCGTACCGGCCGAGCCGGGCAATGGCGGCGTGA
- a CDS encoding AAA family ATPase: MLVIKSIEVSHFRKLKGPVRIEGLEDGLTIIAGDNEEGKSTLLEAVRAALFEKHSLTGEVAESFQPYESSVRPEVSVEFSLNGGLYRIEKGFCQKPTAELTTPTGSFSGQAAEDQLRELLGHSSPARGASKPEHQGIWGMLFVQQGSAFQPIPVNESGQRTLRTALEAQVGDVLGGPESEMLISSVKDSYDRYYTPTGRPKGELKQVHDDVAFVEVELSNIDGQLSDFDHKLDELVKLDLELSGPFNPDRMADLQERLQVARDAAKGLESLEQTFNQTGQALKVAAVEAEQARQQWDVRQRLIQSLEDNAKSLEKHRETTARIARELEVLDSQVAERQGHSEHAQTAVQDARSVLRLMQSLRNAKDIEVQLESLRAQLQKGQDAEAEIRDTKRRIASVELPKESLDRLRTLSSQIDHARAKRSALATTLALDLNGSAEMGGQTLDPNARVEIYKQETLNLGQLGRLTITPGGANVSGILAELDRLERELSESLETLSVASLTEAEERERREQELKSRLATELVRLSAVAPDGLDPHRERIDVLEVRLSAIREQLGDHGDEQRAVDDRALREVEEKLGLAEGEEMEARSLLDEGRKQREGILSVLAEAQAALKANQADADRLTRDLQSARSDHPDESLHDKVHASEQTLLTAQEAHEKAKTALEQADPEAVRSDLATAERAIENFTKQHNQINSRITELRGELRGQGHMGLGEKRQELQGRLDATRLRAEALDRQAGAISLLHQVLSEAEGEARDHFLQPISERVAPLLRRLFPDHRLVLGDDLDIAFLDRDGLKEPFSSLSVGTREQLAILTRLAFAQLLVEQGKPAMVILDDALVYSDQERFERMKLILSQAAQHYQILLLTCRPGDYLSLGAPRVILS; this comes from the coding sequence GTGCTCGTTATCAAATCCATAGAAGTCAGTCACTTCCGAAAGCTGAAGGGTCCAGTACGCATCGAGGGGTTGGAAGACGGACTGACCATCATTGCCGGGGATAACGAGGAAGGGAAGTCGACATTGCTCGAGGCCGTTCGTGCGGCCCTGTTCGAGAAACACAGTCTGACGGGTGAGGTCGCGGAGAGTTTTCAACCCTATGAGTCCTCGGTCCGTCCCGAGGTCTCCGTGGAGTTCTCGCTCAATGGGGGTCTGTATCGAATCGAGAAGGGTTTCTGCCAGAAGCCGACGGCGGAACTGACCACGCCAACCGGGAGTTTCTCTGGGCAGGCTGCGGAGGACCAGCTCAGGGAGTTACTGGGTCATTCCTCTCCTGCGCGGGGGGCAAGCAAGCCGGAGCATCAGGGCATCTGGGGCATGCTTTTTGTCCAGCAGGGCAGTGCATTCCAGCCGATCCCCGTCAACGAGTCAGGTCAGCGGACTTTGCGTACCGCCCTGGAAGCCCAGGTGGGCGATGTATTGGGAGGCCCTGAAAGCGAGATGCTGATCAGCAGTGTCAAGGACTCCTATGACCGCTATTACACCCCAACCGGACGCCCAAAGGGCGAACTCAAGCAGGTGCATGACGATGTCGCCTTCGTTGAGGTGGAACTAAGCAATATTGACGGCCAATTGAGCGACTTCGACCACAAGCTTGACGAGCTCGTAAAGCTCGATCTCGAACTCTCAGGCCCGTTTAATCCTGACAGGATGGCGGATCTGCAGGAACGTCTGCAGGTCGCCCGTGATGCGGCGAAGGGGCTCGAATCCCTGGAGCAGACGTTCAACCAAACCGGGCAGGCACTTAAGGTCGCCGCAGTCGAGGCCGAGCAAGCACGGCAGCAATGGGATGTCAGGCAGCGCCTGATTCAATCCCTCGAGGACAACGCGAAGAGCCTTGAAAAGCATCGTGAAACGACTGCGCGAATCGCGCGTGAGCTGGAAGTCCTGGATTCTCAGGTGGCCGAGCGGCAGGGGCATTCTGAGCACGCACAAACTGCAGTGCAGGACGCCAGAAGCGTACTGAGGCTGATGCAATCTCTGCGTAATGCCAAGGATATCGAGGTGCAGCTGGAATCACTCCGGGCTCAGCTTCAGAAGGGCCAGGATGCGGAGGCAGAGATCCGGGATACCAAAAGACGCATCGCCTCTGTTGAGCTACCTAAGGAATCTCTCGACAGACTGAGGACCTTATCCAGTCAGATTGATCATGCCCGGGCAAAGCGGAGTGCACTGGCCACGACCCTCGCCCTTGATCTGAATGGATCCGCGGAAATGGGGGGTCAAACCCTTGATCCAAATGCCCGGGTCGAGATCTACAAGCAGGAGACCCTGAACCTAGGGCAACTGGGCAGGCTCACCATCACGCCAGGTGGAGCGAATGTCAGCGGGATCCTGGCTGAGTTGGACAGGCTGGAACGCGAGCTTTCAGAGTCTCTCGAGACGCTCAGTGTTGCGAGCCTCACGGAAGCAGAGGAGCGTGAGAGGCGAGAGCAGGAACTCAAGAGCCGCCTTGCTACCGAGCTGGTCAGGCTAAGCGCGGTCGCCCCAGATGGCCTTGATCCCCACAGGGAGCGAATAGACGTGCTTGAAGTCCGCCTCTCTGCCATTCGTGAGCAACTCGGTGATCATGGTGACGAACAGCGTGCCGTAGATGACCGGGCATTACGGGAGGTAGAGGAAAAGCTGGGACTCGCAGAAGGTGAGGAGATGGAGGCCAGATCTCTCCTTGATGAAGGGCGTAAGCAGCGAGAAGGGATCCTGAGTGTACTGGCCGAGGCCCAGGCGGCGCTGAAAGCCAACCAGGCTGATGCCGATCGATTGACCAGGGACCTACAGTCAGCGCGTTCTGACCATCCCGACGAGTCACTGCACGACAAGGTTCATGCGTCTGAGCAAACCCTGCTTACTGCCCAAGAGGCACACGAGAAGGCTAAAACAGCCCTCGAACAGGCGGATCCCGAGGCGGTCAGGTCAGACCTTGCGACTGCGGAACGTGCAATTGAGAACTTCACGAAGCAGCACAATCAGATCAATTCCAGAATCACCGAGCTGCGCGGGGAACTCCGGGGACAGGGACACATGGGGCTGGGTGAAAAACGCCAGGAGCTGCAAGGAAGGCTGGATGCCACTCGCTTGCGTGCGGAAGCGCTCGACAGACAAGCTGGTGCCATCTCACTTCTACACCAGGTCCTTTCTGAGGCAGAAGGGGAGGCCCGTGATCACTTCCTCCAGCCGATCTCGGAACGCGTGGCCCCACTGCTCAGGCGTTTATTTCCGGACCATCGCCTCGTGCTCGGGGATGACCTTGATATCGCGTTTCTTGACCGGGATGGCCTCAAGGAGCCTTTCTCAAGCCTCAGTGTAGGCACACGTGAGCAGCTCGCGATCCTGACCCGGCTGGCATTCGCTCAACTGCTTGTGGAGCAGGGAAAGCCCGCCATGGTGATCCTGGACGATGCCCTGGTGTACTCAGACCAGGAGCGCTTCGAACGCATGAAGCTGATCCTTTCCCAGGCGGCGCAGCACTACCAGATCCTGCTGCTGACATGCAGGCCAGGGGACTATCTGTCACTAGGGGCGCCGAGAGTAATACTCAGTTAA
- a CDS encoding metallophosphoesterase family protein, whose amino-acid sequence MSIRLLHTADWQIGKQFSWIEGDAGALIRTQRLESVKRIAELARGREVDAVLVAGDVFEMNTVSDETLRRTMDALSGYPGPWLLLPGNHDAALQESAWTRLSRIGLPGNVRLLLDFEPVILKDRKLAVLPAPLTRRHEARDLTEGFTAMESPEGAVRVGLAHGSVENRLPDSAELHNPISDRRADESGLEYLALGDWHGTLEIANRTWYAGTHETDGFRDNDSGNVLLVEIDGPGATPRVEKVQTTHYQWSHKSHEVHGSDDIKLLEADLAALGQPFERHVLRLDLRGALDLAGHGELQALLDTWRARLRYLRASDSGVLVSPSEEDLDRMGASGFVSRAIERLRDMAKDPDPGKSAQAGAALQRLYVEYMTLTGRG is encoded by the coding sequence GTGAGCATCCGTCTCTTACATACGGCCGACTGGCAGATCGGCAAGCAGTTTTCATGGATCGAAGGTGATGCGGGAGCGCTGATCCGGACACAGCGACTGGAATCGGTGAAACGTATTGCCGAACTCGCCAGGGGCCGTGAGGTGGATGCCGTGCTTGTGGCGGGGGACGTCTTCGAGATGAACACGGTCTCTGACGAAACCCTGAGACGGACCATGGACGCACTGTCCGGGTATCCGGGTCCCTGGCTACTGCTCCCAGGCAACCATGATGCGGCGCTCCAGGAGAGTGCCTGGACGCGACTCAGCCGCATCGGCTTGCCTGGTAATGTGCGCCTTCTTCTGGATTTCGAGCCTGTCATCCTCAAGGATCGCAAGCTCGCGGTACTGCCAGCACCGCTTACCCGGCGTCATGAGGCTCGGGATCTCACCGAAGGTTTCACTGCCATGGAGAGCCCGGAAGGGGCGGTTCGAGTCGGATTGGCCCATGGCAGCGTCGAGAACCGCCTTCCCGATTCTGCCGAGCTCCATAATCCCATCTCGGACCGTCGGGCCGATGAATCCGGGCTTGAGTACCTGGCCCTAGGGGATTGGCATGGCACGCTCGAGATCGCCAACCGGACCTGGTATGCAGGCACCCACGAAACCGACGGATTCCGCGATAACGACTCGGGGAACGTGCTGCTTGTCGAGATTGATGGGCCGGGGGCCACGCCACGTGTTGAAAAGGTCCAGACCACCCACTACCAATGGTCTCACAAGAGTCACGAGGTCCACGGTTCGGATGACATCAAACTGCTGGAAGCGGATCTGGCTGCCCTGGGGCAGCCCTTTGAGCGTCACGTCTTGAGGCTCGATCTTCGAGGGGCGCTGGACCTTGCTGGGCACGGTGAGTTGCAGGCGCTTCTGGATACCTGGCGTGCAAGACTGCGTTACCTGCGCGCATCGGACTCAGGGGTACTGGTGTCCCCCAGCGAAGAAGATCTGGACAGGATGGGCGCGAGCGGTTTTGTGAGCCGGGCCATCGAGCGGTTGCGCGACATGGCCAAGGATCCGGATCCCGGGAAGTCAGCCCAGGCGGGTGCTGCGTTGCAGCGTCTGTATGTGGAATACATGACCCTGACCGGAAGGGGCTGA